The following proteins are co-located in the Synergistaceae bacterium genome:
- a CDS encoding O-acetylhomoserine aminocarboxypropyltransferase/cysteine synthase, whose amino-acid sequence MSDKKKYGLATQALHCGWKFDPATGAAALPIYATSAYQFKNSEHAVKLFNLEEGGHIYSRLSNPTVSAFEEALAALEGGVGCLATSSGQAAFTHLITALCSSGDNLVVSRQVYGGTLTLLQNIFSRFGITTKFVDGNHPCQFEQAIDENTRGIITETIGNPVMNVAPLETLSKIAERAGVPLIVDSTFATPILCRPIEWGAHIVVHSTTKYISGNGNLLGGAVVDSGNFDWSQYPEKFPTLAKPDNSYHGITFAEHFGKAALYAKLHASIIRDMGGCPSAFDGFLLHTSLATLSLRMKKHSENALEIAKYLETNPSVEWVSYPGLASHPQHDLAKQYLKDGCGGMMAFSIKGGLEAGRKFLDGLDLIGHMANLGDSRTLIIHPASTTHSQLSKDQREAAGITDGLLRLSVGIENIEDILEDIITALNKATQK is encoded by the coding sequence ATGTCAGATAAGAAAAAATATGGTTTAGCAACACAAGCATTACATTGCGGCTGGAAATTTGATCCCGCCACAGGAGCTGCGGCTCTCCCTATATATGCTACTTCTGCATATCAATTCAAAAACAGCGAACATGCTGTAAAGCTTTTTAATTTAGAAGAGGGTGGACACATATATTCAAGGCTCTCCAACCCAACTGTGTCTGCATTTGAAGAAGCATTAGCTGCTTTAGAAGGAGGAGTTGGCTGTCTAGCAACATCATCAGGACAAGCTGCATTTACTCATCTTATAACCGCTCTATGTTCCTCCGGAGATAATTTAGTTGTATCTCGTCAAGTATATGGCGGCACATTGACTCTTTTACAAAATATTTTTTCTCGTTTTGGCATAACTACTAAATTTGTTGACGGGAATCATCCCTGCCAGTTTGAACAGGCCATTGACGAAAATACAAGGGGAATTATTACGGAAACTATTGGGAACCCTGTTATGAACGTTGCTCCACTTGAAACGTTGAGCAAAATTGCAGAAAGAGCCGGAGTTCCCCTCATAGTAGACAGTACTTTCGCTACTCCTATTTTATGCAGACCCATTGAATGGGGAGCTCATATAGTTGTGCATTCAACTACAAAGTATATCTCTGGCAACGGGAACTTGCTCGGAGGCGCAGTTGTTGACAGCGGCAATTTTGACTGGTCACAATATCCGGAAAAATTTCCAACTTTAGCGAAACCGGATAACTCATATCACGGAATAACTTTTGCTGAACATTTTGGAAAAGCGGCACTATATGCCAAATTACACGCTTCTATTATAAGAGATATGGGAGGCTGTCCATCTGCCTTTGACGGATTTTTACTTCATACCTCTCTGGCCACTTTATCTCTACGCATGAAAAAACATAGCGAAAACGCTCTTGAAATTGCGAAATATCTTGAGACAAATCCTTCCGTTGAATGGGTGAGTTACCCAGGGCTTGCCTCTCATCCCCAACATGATTTAGCCAAGCAATATCTAAAAGACGGCTGCGGAGGAATGATGGCTTTCTCAATAAAAGGCGGGCTAGAGGCTGGACGCAAGTTTCTTGATGGGCTCGATCTTATCGGACATATGGCTAACCTTGGAGATTCGCGGACTCTAATAATACATCCTGCATCAACAACTCATAGCCAATTGTCCAAAGATCAAAGAGAAGCAGCAGGCATTACAGACGGTCTTCTAAGACTGAGTGTCGGGATAGAAAATATAGAAGATATCTTGGAAGACATTATTACTGCTCTGAATAAGGCAACACAAAAATAA